CTGCAGGCGAGTGTTCAGCATCTGCGAATCGAGTCACTGAAGGTTACAACAAGAAACTGAAGAGGATGGTCGAAAGGATGAACCAGGAAACGGGTCCGGAGAGTAAATTCGTCTACACGAACACGTACGACATCGTGATGGAGATCATTCAGAACTACCGGCAGTACGGTACGCTTTCCTTCCTCTCTGTTCTCCTGCAAAATGCAGTGCTTCAGATTTCAGAACTCCAAACGGCATACCTCCTGCTGAGACTTTTGGTTCTCCCTCCTGCTGTTACTGGACATACAATGAATCGCTTGTGGTAAACGAAATCTTTTGGTTCTTTGACGCCGCCAGGTTTCGACAACGCGCTGGACccgtgctgcggcggcagctTCCCTCCGTTCCTCTGCATCGGCATCGTCAACTCCAGCTCGTCGCTGTGCAGTGACCGCTCCAAGTACGTGTTCTGGGACGCGTTCCACCCGACGGAGGCTGCCAACCTCATCGTCGCCGGCAAGCTCCTCGACGGGGACGCCGACGCGGCGTTCCCCATCAACGTCCGCCAGCTGTTCCAGTACGACCACAAGTGATATCGACGGTCTGGCACCTGACGCCGGCCGCCGTGCAAGCCGGTTCAGTGTTTCAGAGGCTTCTCCTTGCCGTAGCTTCGTCTGCTTTGTTCGGTTTTCCGTAGGGCGTAGGCTTGGACTGGGTGCAAGACTGCAAGTGCAAACGGGTCAATCGGTTCCATGTGCACGTCGTTAGCTTGAAGAGTGTGACCGTTGGTTGCTTTGTTTTCTCTAAGCGCAGCTTCTTCTGCCTTTCTCTCCTTCTCTGAATCGTGGAAAGATTACTGACCATAAAGCAAGcggaaagaaagagagaaacagCCGCCTTCTCAGGCGATCGAGCCGCTCTCGTTCAACGGCCCGGTACTGACGAGTGCTAGTGCACACGCCCACGATGCGCCAAAGAAAATAGGAGAACGAGTGCAAAGCAGCGCGCACATCCTGATACAGTATTACCAGCCCGACCAacagcgcggccgccgccggcgcagctcACGCGGCGCGGGGCCGGCTATATATATGCACACGAAGCTTGGAGACCCGGCCGCGTGTCGGCTCTCCACCGTACCAGCAGCTGCTCCACCATggagcccgcggcggccgcggggcggCCAGAGAAGCCGCCGGACGTCCACCCCGaagccgcgcgcggcgccgccgccgacgcggccgccctgcggcgcgcggcgtcgccGTGGTCGTGGctgtccgccgcggccgcgggcctCGTCGCGgtggggctcggcggcgcggcgctgctgGTGTGGTGGGCGCTGGCGTTCCACCCGGCGCACGCGCGGCTCTGGATGGTGCCGgcggggctcgtcctcctcggcacGCCCATCCTGGCCTGGCTCTCCCTCCTCGCCTCCGGCCCGTGCggccgccacgcgccgccgccaccgcccggcGCCTCCGCGTATACGTCATCTTAGCTAGCTGCGCCTGCGCGCACTTTTTGCGTACGACCGATTCTCATGCTCAGAGCTCAGTTGCTTCCGCACTTGCTTGTACGTAGAATCGTAGATGCTTGATCAGAGCACCCTGTAGTTTTGTTGATGCTTCTTCACAATTTTGTAATGGGATGTACatgtttatatatatgtatataatatGGACAAAAACGACTATGCTACCTCTGGTTAATCTCTTCGTCACGGAGACGTTGCGGAAGCACGTGTTCTTGCTTAGCTGCTAGCTAATAAAGCAGGAAAGCATCGACATGATATGGTTTCTTGTTCGGTTCTTCGCCCCGGTTGCCCCGGCGAGTGACCTTTCGGCAGATTTGTTTGTGCTATAGCTGCTTCTAAAGTCTTGGCGCGGGCGTGTGCTAGCCGCCGAATCGTGAATTCGTGACCCATTGGTCGGCGTCTCGTCGAGAAGTGGACGCGCATTATGTGGCCGTGGGGCCCGGCTCTTGATATTTCTCACCGGAATGGGCATTGCATCAGGTACTTGGATGCTCCAGTGGACTAACGATAAGACTAAGCTATTGGAACTGGAACAGGGTGGACTGATTGGCTAGGATAAACGATGCGTCCTTCTGTGAGTGCGCAGTATGAAGCACCAACTTCTTGTCCAGAGAGCATGGCATCATACAGAAATGAACGGTCAGGGGCCGGTGAATGCCCACTCGCTTGCAAGGACCAAGTGATGCTGCGAGAGGAATTTGATTGGTACGAAATGACCGCTACAATCCTAGTGATAGGTTCTCATCTCTTGCCAAGCAAATTGTACTTGCCAGTCAAAGCCCATCGAGTGCAATTGTGCAAGAAGCATGACAGCCATCAAACTAAATAATAACCATTGATTTGGATGTCTTGTTGCTAACTACTTCTCATCAAACAAAAATCGCATAGAGAAAAATGCTTTGCAGCATAGCAGTTGCATTGCTTTGATTCAACATCCACTttatttcactaacattaacaGTAATGTACAGCCATTTCATGTATTTTTTTGTGTACAAACAACTAAAAGCATGGCAATAATAGCTGTAATGGCAAAAATCACCATACGTCCGAACCTCCTGACAAAACTCAATACACAAGCATACACAAGAACTGCAGGATCCATGCTGTTGTTAAGTACATACTTGTTCTCCGAAGTCGATGGTTTTTCCGTGTGAACCTTTGTCCAGACCAATCTGTATAAGTAGTGAACATATGACAAGATAGAATTTCATGACAAGAGTAAAaggtaataataataatacacATCATAGAGCAGATGAGGAGGACCAGGGGCCCTATACAGTCATACAGAAAATAAGGGGAACATAGAAAGACTTGACTCATGACGAATTCCAATTGGTACTGAAGGTCTCAATCCAAAAATGACCACCTTAGCTAGCTGAACTAACAAGAGGGGCCTAGGTGTGTCAAAACAATGCATCCAATTCCTGAATCTAACGAATCATGTGTGAGCTATGGAAGCCTTAATTTGCAGCTTAGAACAACCCAGGGGTCCATATAATCACTGCAATTCAATTGCCCGCGAAACACTTATATAACAGTTTAATAACACCAGCTGACGGATTGGGAATTTCGGACGGAGGAAAAGCTCACCTCCCCAACAGCCGCCTCCGGGGTTTCATCGAAGAACCTCCGGAGCGAATTCATCCAGTCCGACGACCTCTCGGGGACCCACCTACCACAGTCATGCAACCAGATAGCGTAATCAGCTGTGCTACGCGAGAGGCAGACAGGGACTGTCGATTCTCACCATGGGTGCAGGCCGAAGCAGGGGACGACAGCGGGGTGATCCTCGGCCATCCGCTTCACCAGGTGCCAGTCCTCCTGCGCGCGCGTGAATTAGGGGTGCTGTCAGCGGGGAGCCATCTACGCTCGTGTCCCCGCAGACGATGTGGTTGGAGTGGGAGCGGAGGGCGTACCTCGGAGGTGCCGTTGACAGCGAAGCGGGCGACgccggatgcggcggcggcgcgtatgagggcgggcgcgacggccgcGACGCGGGGGTCCTGGAGGTGGCAGTGCGCGTCGAAGAGCcgcacggcggaggaggaggcgcgcgccGGAGCCTGGGCGGCCATGACCGGCCGGCGGTTGGATGCGGTGGGCGGAGCGGGGACTGGACTGTTGCAGCGGTGGCCTCTGTCCCCAACCCCCGATTCTGACCGGTTCTGTACTGGCCCAGCAAAGTGGCAGCGCTCTGGCCCGGTTAACCAAATTCGCCGCGCAATGTGTTTGGGCCTGTGGAGAAGCGCGCGCGTGAGGCCCGGAGGGTAGCAACTAGCAACAGGCCCAGTTGGAAGTCTCGGCGTCGACTGAGAGCGAGATAGACGGGAGAGCGAGAGAGCCCAAGATGGCAAGAATGCTAGCTCCagcttttctcaaaaaaaaaatgctgccTCCAGCTCCACGGAGGAACCTAGATGTTGGCATGCCAAATTGTAGGTATACTAATTTTTTTACCAAAACTTTCACAAGTTAGAATAGTGTTTGACTAAATGGGTTGTTTTTTTGACCTTTGAACCAAACGAGTACCGAAATTTGTGGACTTGTCATATTTTGACATGCCAACATTTTAACTTCTAACCATGCAGGCCCGATGTGCCGAGTACCTCGTCGTCGTACCGTGATACGGGCGCAGAGCACAGTCCGAAACGCACCAACCCGGAGCCGGCCGTCCTCTCCGTTCTATTCCTTTGGTGTACACGTCCGGGAGGGACGGGGATCAATAATCGGCGCATCACATCGGCAGTCGGACGCCATGATTGGCAGGGCAGCAGGTTAGCTGCTTCTCCCCGGAATAATGATGCCCACAGCAGCAGGCTAGTGTCCCCCTGCGGCCCTGCCCAAAGCTGATCCCCTCGTGGCCTCATGCATGTCCTCTGGCTTCTCCCTCAGCCGAGACGGGATGCGACCACGAATTCGGGGGGCGCCGGTGGCTGGTTAACGGGAGAAAAATGCAGGCGTGGACACGGGCGCAACTGTAGTGGGACAGTG
This sequence is a window from Panicum virgatum strain AP13 chromosome 7K, P.virgatum_v5, whole genome shotgun sequence. Protein-coding genes within it:
- the LOC120641523 gene encoding cut9-interacting protein scn1-like, whose protein sequence is MAAQAPARASSSAVRLFDAHCHLQDPRVAAVAPALIRAAAASGVARFAVNGTSEEDWHLVKRMAEDHPAVVPCFGLHPWWVPERSSDWMNSLRRFFDETPEAAVGEIGLDKGSHGKTIDFGEQVCT